A genomic region of Glycine max cultivar Williams 82 chromosome 15, Glycine_max_v4.0, whole genome shotgun sequence contains the following coding sequences:
- the LOC100527072 gene encoding DCN1-like protein 2, whose translation MHKLGRGHRDKLQQFITITGASEKIALQALKASDWHLEGAFDFFYNQPQLKTFTDSRHLEELYNRYKDAYVDMILADGITVLCNDIQVDPQDIVMLVLSWHMKAGTMCEFSKKEFIEGLQSLGIDSLDKFREKIPYMRSELKDEQKFREIYNFAFGWAKEKGQKSLALDTAIGMWQLLFAEKQWPLVDHWCQFLQARHNKAISRDTWSQLLEFAKTVGSNLSDYDAEGAWPYLIDEFVEYLNENGIIQNGLINDSSLKW comes from the exons ATG CACAAATTGGGAAGAGGTCATCGTGACAAACTCCAGCAGTTCATAACAATAACTGGAGCCAG TGAGAAAATAGCACTGCAGGCTCTGAAGGCTAGTGATTGGCATCTTGAAGGAGCATTTGATTTCTTTTACAACCAACCCCAGCTTAAAACATTTACTGATTCTAGGCACTTGGAGGAGCTATACAATAGATATAAAG ATGCATATGTTGATATGATTTTGGCAGATGGCATCACTGTCCTTTGCAATGATATCCAG GTGGATCCTCAAGATATAGTAATG TTAGTTCTTTCATGGCACATGAAGGCTGGAACCATGTGTGAATTTTCCAAGAAGGAGTTTATTGAAGGTTTACAGTCTTTGGG GATTGATTCTCTGGATAAGTTCCGTGAAAAGATACCATATATGCGCTCTGAGCTGAAAGATGAAC AGAAATTCCGCGAGATATATAACTTTGCTTTTGGCTGGGCAAAAGAGAAG GGTCAAAAATCTCTTGCATTGGATACAGCTATTGGTATGTGGCAATTATTATTTGCTGAGAAGCAGTGGCCACTTGTTGATCATTGGTGCCAGTTCTTGCAG GCTCGGCATAACAAAGCAATATCTAGGGACACATGGTCTCAGCTTTTGGAGTTTgcaaag ACTGTTGGCTCAAATTTATCTGATTATGATGCCGAAGGTGCTTGGCCATATCTTATTGATGAATTTGTGGAATATCTGAACGAGAATGGCATCATCCAAAATGGCCTGATCAATGATTCTAGTCTAAAATGGTGA
- the LOC100803531 gene encoding metal tolerance protein 10, whose amino-acid sequence MADSGRGPRRREPLLVSPEKEATKASWRLNVKEFRLPNQTNDHQNHQSFTFRGFLREPRKQRKVAEYYNKQERLLEGFNEMETMTETGGFPGSLTEDEMKQLAKSERMAVHVSNMCNLVLFAAKVYASIASRSLAVIASTMDSLLDLLSGFILWFTAHAMKNPNQYHYPIGKKRMQPVGIIVFASVMATLGLQILIESARELIFKSKPDMDPTKLHWMIGIMVCVTVVKFILMVYCRRFKNEIVRAYAQDHFFDVITNSVGLAAAVLAVKFYWWIDPTGAIIIALYTINTWAKTVIENVWSLIGRTAPPDFLAKLTFLIWNHHEQIKHIDTVRAYTFGAHYFVEVDIVLPEDMLLHQAHNIGETLQEKLEQLPEVERAFVHIDFEFTHRPEHKTMV is encoded by the exons ATGGCGGACAGTGGCAGAGGACCCCGCCGGAGAGAACCGCTTCTGGTGTCGCCGGAGAAAGAGGCTACAAAAGCTTCGTGGAGACTTAACGTGAAAGAGTTTCGTTTGCCAAACCAAACAAATGatcatcaaaatcatcaatCCTTCACTTTCCGTGGCTTTCTTCGTGAACCCA GGAAGCAGCGCAAAGTGGCAGAATATTACAACAAGCAGGAGAGACTCCTTGAAGGATTTAATGAGATGGAGACTATGACTGAAACGGGTGGTTTCCCAGGATCTCTCACTGAG GATGAAATGAAGCAACTAGCCAAGAGTGAGAGGATGGCTGTTCATGTGTCAAATATGTGTAACTTGGTGCTGTTTGCAGCAAAGGTTTATGCTTCAATTGCGAGCAGATCATTAGCAGTCATTGCCTCAACCATGGATTCTCTCTTGGACCTCTTGTCAGGGTTCATATTGTGGTTTACTGCTCATGCCATGAAAAACCCAAATCAATATCACTATCCAATTGGAAAGAAACGCATGCAACCAGTG GGTATCATTGTTTTTGCATCAGTGATGGCAACCTTGGGGTTGCAGATTTTGATTGAATCTGCCCGAGAACTTATTTTCAAG TCTAAGCCTGATATGGATCCAACGAAACTTCATTGGATGATCGGAATTATGGTGTGTGTGACTGTAGTGAAGTTCATTCTTATGGTCTACTGTCGAAGATTCAAAAATGAAATTGTTAGAGCATATGCACAAGATCACTTTTTTGATGTCATTACTAATTCTGTTGGATTAGCTGCTGCTGTGCTAGCTGTCAAGTTCTACTGGTGGATTGATCCAACAGGAGCTATTATT ATAGCATTGTATACAATCAATACATGGGCCAAGACTGTCATTGAGAATGTTTGGTCACTCATAGGAAGGACAGCACCACCTGATTTTCTAGCCAAGTTAACTTTCCTCATATGGAATCACCATGAACAGATCAAGCACATAGATACTGTTAGAGCATACACCTTTGGTGCACATTACTTTGTGGAAGTTGACATTGTGTTACCTGAAGACATGCTTCTCCACCAAGCACACAACATTGGTGAGACACTCCAAGAGAAGCTGGAGCAGCTTCCAGAAGTTGAAAGGGCTTTCGTTCACATAGATTTTGAGTTCACTCACAGGCCAGAGCACAAGACCATGGTGTGA